Part of the Rhizophagus irregularis chromosome 11, complete sequence genome, gttaatttaactatattgaactatattgaaataatgatatatggcgtagtcaaatttttattgatgacTCACAAAAACAAGTACACAATAACTTTTTAAGGAAACTTTCtccttatcttttttatttgcacaaaaatataaatactatgaaagtttcaaaagtcccttaaattttttttctctaaaatATCTTCTCGCTAcaagtaaatttcaaaatggaaaaaatggaACAAAAAAACGGTTCACAACAAAGTGTAAAGGCACTCTTATATTTCGCAGTAATGTCAGTCTTTTTAAGAGCATCATTATCAGGACCAAATACTATCAGTCCACAACACAACATACACTATGAAACTCTAGTTGGCACATCTGAACCAACGACTGAAAACCTGTTGGCAACGAACATAAGTTTAACACCAAACGACGAAGAAACTAAAGCAATTTATCAGGTTGCTTTATTACCCACGAATAACGCTGGTGTATTCAGTGTTGTATTAGCAAGCGCTGCGACATTTTTAAATCTAACAtgaattatctttaaaaagatatcagaattttattaaagattttactCTAGATTTTTGTTTTACTTTTACTTTTCCTTTTAACATCATATTTACATATAGATTGTATATacattcataaaaaaattagtatactATTATACTAGTAGGTGGGTtttatggtttatt contains:
- a CDS encoding uncharacterized protein (SECRETED:cutsite_SLS-GP; SECRETED:prob_0.3657); SECRETED:SignalP(1-32) encodes the protein MEKMEQKNGSQQSVKALLYFAVMSVFLRASLSGPNTISPQHNIHYETLVGTSEPTTENLLATNISLTPNDEETKAIYQVALLPTNNAGVFSVVLASAATFLNLT